CGACCCCGAGCGGGCCAAGGTATCCCACGCGACCGCCACCCGCGAGGCTACGGCGTAGCTTGCAGACCCACAGCCGCGTCCGCATCATCGGCGCCCATGAGCCAGAATCGCCCGCAGTCTCGATGGCCGCGCGCAGGGTCGTTCCGCGTCGCCGCATGCGTTTCGGTGCTTCTCTCGGTCGGCTGGCACGCGACGCAGGTCGTGGCGCAGGAGGCGGAGGAAGGGCCCGACCGCTACAAGACGGTGCTGGACCTCGCATTCACCACTACGTCCGGCAACCAGAGCGTCACCCTGCTCACGTCGGATCTGGGCTTCACGCACCTCGACCCGACAGCGTACCGGCTCGAGGCGAAGGCAGGGGCTCGGTTCGGCAGGAGCGACGGCGAGACTGTGGCCGAAAACTACAAGGGCCAGCTGGACTTCGCGTTCACGCCGGACGCGGACTGGTCGCCCTTCCTCTTCGCCGAGCTGGAGCACGACCCGTTTCGGCGGCTGGACGTCCGCTCGAACAGCGGGGGCGGGGCTCGGCTCCGGTTCTGGAAATCCGACCGGGGGGAGGCTTCGATCAGCGGAGCCGTTTTGTACAGCTACGAGAACTTCGCGCCCGAGTCCGGCGCGTCGGAGCTACGTTTCGTCGCGACGGAGCAGCACGCCCGACTGAGCTGGCGGGGCAGGATCGAGCGCGACCTCTCGGAGAACGTGGCGCTGGAGCACACCACCTTCTATCAGCCGGTCTGGGACGCCTTCGACGACTACCTGCTGGACGCGCTGACGACGGTGCGGGTGCGGGTCAACTCCGCCATCGCGCTGACCACGGCGTTCCGCTACCTGCGGGACGCTACGCCGCCGTCGGGCGTGGGGCGGGACGATCGCCTCCTCACGGCCGGAGTCAGCATCGAGCTGTAGCGGCGCGCGCGGCTACGGCTCGAACTCGAGCTCTACGCCCACCACCCGCTCGTCGGTCAGGAAGAACTCGCCCAGGGGGGACACCCCCGTCTGGTAGCGCAGGTGCAGGCGCGCGTGCCGCCCGTGAAAACGCGCCGTGACGCCCGCGATGGCCGAGATCTGCTCCTTCCAGTCGCTGCGCTGCGCGGCCTGCCAGTCCGCCGCGACGTGCCAGCCCCAGGCGCCGCCACCCTCCGCCTCGACGCCTCCCTGCGCCCAGAAATCGTCGTCGAAATCGACGACCCCCTGGAAGAGACCGTCGCCGCGGTCGGCCCAACGGAAGGTCTGGGACCGGATCACGAGCGCCCCGCCTCCGTAGACCCGGAGCCCGGGGATGGGCCGCACGCCCACCAGCGCGTCCACTGCCTCGTGACTGAACTCGAGGCGCAGCGCGCCGGCCGACTGGAGCAGCTCATCGCCCAGGTGCGCGCTCCTGTGCAGCACCCGCAGGCGGGCTTCGACCCGGTCGTTGAACCTCACCTCCAGCGGCAGCGCCGCGATCCAGTCGGTGCCGACCACGTCGCGACTGGCGGGCTCGATGCGAAAGCGGGCGAACACGGCGAGTTGGGGGGCGATGATGATGTTGCCGTTCCAACTCGTGCGCGTGCCCCAGAGCGGCATGGTCCCGCCGAGCGCGACCGTCGCTTGCAGGTCCGACTCCAGATCATCCGCCGGCTCATCCGCATCCACCCTGAAGGGGGGACGCTCCGCGGGCGCCGCGGCGCGCACCTCGAATAG
The nucleotide sequence above comes from Gemmatimonadota bacterium. Encoded proteins:
- a CDS encoding DUF481 domain-containing protein, with amino-acid sequence MSQNRPQSRWPRAGSFRVAACVSVLLSVGWHATQVVAQEAEEGPDRYKTVLDLAFTTTSGNQSVTLLTSDLGFTHLDPTAYRLEAKAGARFGRSDGETVAENYKGQLDFAFTPDADWSPFLFAELEHDPFRRLDVRSNSGGGARLRFWKSDRGEASISGAVLYSYENFAPESGASELRFVATEQHARLSWRGRIERDLSENVALEHTTFYQPVWDAFDDYLLDALTTVRVRVNSAIALTTAFRYLRDATPPSGVGRDDRLLTAGVSIEL
- a CDS encoding DUF1207 domain-containing protein; this translates as MRIRAIAVLFAALFAPASGFAQTGWFPEHRAFPGPVADPLEPRIAGGLVVSDLFEVRAAAPAERPPFRVDADEPADDLESDLQATVALGGTMPLWGTRTSWNGNIIIAPQLAVFARFRIEPASRDVVGTDWIAALPLEVRFNDRVEARLRVLHRSAHLGDELLQSAGALRLEFSHEAVDALVGVRPIPGLRVYGGGALVIRSQTFRWADRGDGLFQGVVDFDDDFWAQGGVEAEGGGAWGWHVAADWQAAQRSDWKEQISAIAGVTARFHGRHARLHLRYQTGVSPLGEFFLTDERVVGVELEFEP